The Glycine soja cultivar W05 chromosome 8, ASM419377v2, whole genome shotgun sequence genome has a window encoding:
- the LOC114422097 gene encoding protein unc-45 homolog A-like encodes MAAPNRIERAHQMYRDGRYEEALGFYTEAIAMAKTNPQKIALHSNRAACYLKLHDFKKAAEECTSVLELDHKHSGALMLRAQTLVTLKEYHSALFDVNRLLELNPSSEVYQNLQARLKTQLALTPIPESEEEEFEEQEDEEPEVISQRENENEEMGEKYSSISNIGTDQKVELGKGIIIADCAPHETDLKFSSKQGRNQNNEPKKSTADAIAPKAPNKESTEQHSKGWQTIPKPKGHSALDYARWDSVEDDSSDDDDEDEDEESLPQYRFRVRTVGVRPVK; translated from the exons ATGGCAGCGCCGAACAGGATCGAACGCGCCCACCAGATGTACCGCGACGGACGTTACGAAGAGGCGTTAGGGTTCTACACGGAGGCAATCGCCATGGCCAAGACCAACCCTCAGAAGATCGCTTTGCATAGCAACCGAGCCGCGTGCTATCTCAAGCTTCACGATTTCAAAAAG GCAGCAGAAGAGTGTACTTCAGTGCTTGAGCTTGATCACAAGCACAGTGGGGCATTGATGCTGCGGGCTCAAACGCTAGTCACCCTGAAGGAGTACCATTCAGCACTTTTTGATGTCAACAGACTCTTAGAGTTGAATCCATCTTCAGAGGTTTATCAAAATCTTCAAGCTCGTTTGAAGACACAATTG GCACTTACTCCAATACCAGAATCAGAAGAAGAGGAGTTTGAAGAACAGGAAGATGAGGAGCCTGAAGTGATATCACAAAGGGAGAATGAAAACGAAGAGATGGGAGAGAAATATTCGTCGATTTCTAATATTGGGACAGATCAAAAGGTTGAGCTTGGCAAAGGTATTATTATTGCTGATTGTGCTCCCCATGAAACAGACCTCAAGTTTTCATCCAAGCAAGGAAGAAACCAAAACAATGAGCCTAAGAAGTCCACAGCAGATGCTATAGCTCCTAAAGCACCAAACAAGGAATCTACCGAGCAACATTCAAAAGGATGGCAAACAATTCCAAAACCAAAAGGACATTCAGCTCTAGACTATGCACGGTGGGACAGTGTTGAAGATGATTCCAGTGATGATGacgatgaagatgaagatgaagagtCTCTGCCTCAGTACCGATTTCGTGTAAGAACAGTTGGTGTCCGTCCTGTAAAGTGA
- the LOC114422099 gene encoding cyclin-T1-3-like, whose translation MAGLLLGDASHHGTSQGVSQRYSEEKLEDGSRWYFARKEIEEYSPSKHDGIDLKKETYLRKSYCTFLQDLGMRLKVPQVTIATAIIFCHRFFLRQSHAKNDRRTIATVCMFLAGKVEETPRPLKDVILISYEIIHKKDPAAIMRIKQKDVYEQHKELILLGERVVLATLGFDLNVHHPYKPLVEAIKKFKVAQNALAQVAWNFVNDGLRTSLCLQFKPHHIAAGAIFLAAKFLKVKLPSDGEKVWWQEFDVTPRQLEEVSNQMLELYEQNRMPPSNDVEGGGTSNQTTAKAPITNDETAAAKSNSQSGATRLETSKPVSSMAMFDSSVPNHVGRPISNHGRSGDYGSTEMKHRVEGDAKGNQYPERESLPFKENSHEAQDVVKSRSDNGEKEHESNAGGTETKELTELKDKHNSRNLDHREDAFSRPPQEAVKKIDTDKVKAALEKRRKAAVHITKKTDVMDDDDLIERELEDGIELAPQNEKNKEKRQSWSKPSDRSDYDNMHGRHQDHEDEQYHGVKGLSSYEPDLSAVEEGEVSALDDIGVGLPSPKSSNRKRKAGSSPERGVEGKRHNYGPGPHHNNRFDYMEDRNKVSRLGHTERDSKRHVQENHV comes from the exons ATGGCTGGATTGTTGCTTGGTGATGCCTCTCATCATGGAACTTCTCAAGGTGTTTCTCAGAGATACTCTGAAGAGAAGCTGGAGGATGGTTCGAGGTGGTACTTTGCTAGGAAGGAGATTGAAGAATACTCACCATCCAAACACGATGGCATAGATTTGAAGAAAGAAACTTACCTACGCAAATCATACTGTACATTTCTGCAAGACTTAGGCATGAGACTTAAAGT GCCTCAGGTAACTATTGCAACTGCAATAATATTTTGTCATCGATTCTTTCTCCGGCAGTCCCATGCAAAGAATGACCGGAGG ACCATTGCAACAGTATGCATGTTTCTTGCTGGGAAGGTTGAAGAAACTCCTCGCCCACTAAAAGATGTAATTCTTATTTCATATGAAATTATACATAAGAAGGATCCAGCGGCAATTATGAGAATAAAACAAAAG GATGTGTATGAACAGcataaagaattaattttacTGGGAGAGAGGGTTGTTCTTGCAACTCTTGGTTTTGATCTGAATGTGCATCATCCTTATAAACCTCTTGTTGAGGCAATAAAGAAATTCAAAGTAGCTCAAAATGCCCTAGCTCAAGTTGCGTGGAATTTTGTAAATGATGG ACTTCGGACATCACTTTGCTTGCAATTTAAGCCCCATCACATTGCAGCTGGAGCCATATTCCTTGCTGCCAAGTTTCTGAAGGTGAAGCTACCATCAGATGGGGAGAAGGTCTGGTGGCAAGAGTTTGATGTCACTCCACGCCAATTGGAGG aAGTTAGTAATCAAATGTTAGAGCTGTATGAACAAAATCGAATGCCACCTTCCAACGATGTCGAAGGAGGTGGGACTTCCAATCAGACCACTGCAAAAGCTCCAATTACTAATGATGAAACTGCAGCTGCAAAGAGTAATTCCCAGTCCGGAGCCACAAGACTGGAAACATCAAAGCCTGTGTCTTCTATGGCCATGTTTGATTCATCAGTCCCAAATCATGTGGGGCGCCCCATCTCAAACCATGGTAGAAGTGGTGATTATGGGAGCACAGAAATGAAACACAGGGTGGAAGGTGATGCCAAAGGCAATCAATATCCTGAGAGGGAATCTCTACCATTTAAGGAAAACTCACATGAAGCTCAAGACGTGGTGAAATCTCGATCTGATAATGGTGAAAAAGAGCACGAAAGCAATGCTGGAGGGACTGAAACAAAAGAACTGACTGAATTGAAAGACAAACATAATAGCAGAAACCTAGATCACAGAGAGGATGCATTTAGCCGGCCTCCTCAGGAAGCCGTTAAGAAAATTGATACAGACAAGGTAAAGGCTGCATTAGAAAAACGAAGGAAAGCAGCTGTTcatataactaagaaaacagaTGTTATGGATGACGATGATCTCATTGAGAGGGAACTGGAAGATGGAATTGAACTGGCTCCTCAGAATGAGAAAAATAAGGAGAAGAGGCAAAGCTGGTCTAAGCCCTCTGACAGATCAGATTATGATAACATGCATGGAAGACATCAAGACCATGAAGATGAGCAATATCATGGAGTAAAGGGTTTGTCATCATATGAACCAGATCTAAGTGCTGTTGAAGAAGGGGAGGTATCCGCACTTGATGACATTGGTGTAGGGCTTCCATCACCTAAGTCAAGCAATCGCAAGAGAAAAGCAGGAAGCTCCCCTGAAAGAGGGGTGGAGGGGAAACGTCATAATTATGGCCCCGGGCCTCACCACAATAATCGATTTGATTACATGGAGGATCGAAACAAGGTCAGTCGGCTAGGCCATACTGAGAGGGACAGCAAAAGGCATGTACAGGAAAACCATGTTTGA